The Deinococcus ruber genomic interval GGCCTTCAATGGCCTGCCGACCAACGCGGGCATGGTGAGTATCTGCGTTCCCAGAGCGCGGGCCGCCGACGTGATGCAGCGCCTCCAGCAGCTCCGAGAAGACATCGAGAACATGCAGCAGGAGGGCGGCGACGTGAAGGTGACGTTCTTTCTTGCGGGCTGGACGGAGGATTAAATGACTGCCGAAGCTGCTGTTCACCCCCTGCGCCATTCGGTCTTCCGGGCGGTGCTGCTCACACGGATGTTTTCAGCCCTGACGGGCGGGTTTTACAATGTTCCGATCATGTGGTGGGTGCTGGAACGCACCGGGTCGGGCGCCCTGATCGCCTCGGTGGGACTGGTCAGTGCCCTGGCAGGGCTGGTAGCGGCCCCGATCGGCGGCGTGGTGGCCGACCGGGGCCGCAAGCGCCTGCTGATTCAGGCCACCTACATCGTAGACGCCCTGCTGCTGCTGACGATGGCCCTGCTGGTGCTCACCGGACACATGCAGATCGCGTTCGTGTTCCCGCTGCTCGCCGTCACCAGCTTTGTGGCAGCTCTGCGCGGGCCAGCGTCTGCCGTCCTGGTTCCGCTCATTCTTCCCAGGGCGGTGTATCAGCAGGGAAACGCACTGATGAGTCTGACGGGCAGCCTGGCGAGTCTGGGCGGGTACGCGCTGGCAGGCACCGCCACCGGTTTCGTGGGTGTACACGGGGCCATGCTGATCGGGGCCGCGCTGCTGCTGGGAGCCATCATCACCCTGATGTTCGTCCCGGAACCCAGAATCACACCGGCAGCGTCCAGTACGCCCGAAGCAGCGGCCCCCAGCGGCCCCGGTTTCTTCGAGGGGCTGAAGGTGGTGATCGCCAATCCGCTGGTACTGTGTACCTTCGGCGTCACCATCCTGCTCAATCTGGTGCTCATTCCGCTGGAAGTGACACTGGCACCCTTTGCACGCAGCCTGGGGGCGGGTGCACGCGAGTTCGGATGGCTGAGCGCCAGCATCTCGGTCGGGCAGGTCATCGGTATGATCGTGCTCAGCTCATACCAGATTCCGCGCCCGTGGCTCGCCCTGGTCAGCGGAACCTTCGGCATCGCGGTGTCGATTGCCGCCCTCAGCATCACGTCCTCGCTCGGTCAGGCGCTCGGCCTGCTGGCCATCGCGGGCTTCAGTGCCGCCGTGATGAATGTGCAGCTCAGCGTCGTGTCACAGCTTCATATTCCGCCCGCCGTGATGGGAAGGGCCTACGGCGTCATGGCGTCGCTGTCGAGCGCCATCCAGCCCATCGGCTACGCTGGAGCTGCCCTGCTGCTGTCGTGGCTGCCACTGCACACCATTTTTGCAATCATCGGCGGCC includes:
- a CDS encoding MFS transporter, giving the protein MTAEAAVHPLRHSVFRAVLLTRMFSALTGGFYNVPIMWWVLERTGSGALIASVGLVSALAGLVAAPIGGVVADRGRKRLLIQATYIVDALLLLTMALLVLTGHMQIAFVFPLLAVTSFVAALRGPASAVLVPLILPRAVYQQGNALMSLTGSLASLGGYALAGTATGFVGVHGAMLIGAALLLGAIITLMFVPEPRITPAASSTPEAAAPSGPGFFEGLKVVIANPLVLCTFGVTILLNLVLIPLEVTLAPFARSLGAGAREFGWLSASISVGQVIGMIVLSSYQIPRPWLALVSGTFGIAVSIAALSITSSLGQALGLLAIAGFSAAVMNVQLSVVSQLHIPPAVMGRAYGVMASLSSAIQPIGYAGAALLLSWLPLHTIFAIIGGLLFLAASAWLHPTLRLGFSKPMAAAATD